One stretch of Streptomyces sp. NBC_00443 DNA includes these proteins:
- the rplP gene encoding 50S ribosomal protein L16, protein MLIPRRVKHRKQHHPKRRGQAKGGTTVAFGEYGIQALTPAYVTNRQIEAARIAMTRHIKRGGKVWINIYPDRPLTKKPAETRMGSGKGSPEWWIANVHPGRVMFELSYPNEKIAREALTRAAHKLPMKCRIVKREAGEA, encoded by the coding sequence ATGCTGATCCCCCGTAGGGTCAAGCACCGCAAGCAGCACCACCCGAAGCGCCGTGGTCAGGCCAAGGGCGGTACGACGGTTGCGTTCGGCGAGTACGGCATCCAGGCCCTCACGCCGGCGTACGTGACCAACCGCCAGATCGAGGCGGCCCGTATCGCCATGACCCGCCACATCAAGCGTGGCGGCAAGGTCTGGATCAACATTTACCCGGACCGCCCCCTCACGAAGAAGCCTGCCGAGACCCGCATGGGTTCCGGTAAGGGTTCGCCGGAGTGGTGGATCGCGAACGTGCACCCGGGACGGGTCATGTTCGAGCTGTCCTACCCCAACGAGAAGATCGCCCGTGAGGCCCTGACTCGCGCAGCCCACAAGCTGCCGATGAAGTGCCGGATCGTCAAGCGCGAGGCAGGTGAAGCGTGA
- the rpmC gene encoding 50S ribosomal protein L29, with protein MSAGTKASELRELGDEELLAKLREAKEELFNLRFQAATGQLENHGRLKAVRKDIARIYTLMRERELGIETVESA; from the coding sequence ATGTCGGCCGGTACCAAGGCGTCCGAGCTGCGCGAGCTGGGTGACGAGGAGCTTCTGGCGAAGCTTCGCGAAGCCAAGGAAGAGCTGTTCAACCTCCGCTTCCAGGCGGCGACGGGTCAGCTCGAGAACCACGGTCGGCTCAAGGCCGTCCGTAAGGACATCGCGCGGATCTACACCCTGATGCGTGAGCGCGAGCTGGGCATCGAGACGGTGGAGAGCGCCTGA
- the rpsC gene encoding 30S ribosomal protein S3: MGQKVNPHGFRLGVTTDFKSRWYADKLYKDYVKEDVAIRRMMTSGMERAGISKVEIERTRDRVRVDIHTARPGIVIGRRGAEADRIRGDLEKLTGKQVQLNILEVKSPETDAQLVAQAVAEQLSSRVSFRRAMRKSMQGTMKAGAKGIKIQCGGRLGGAEMSRSEFYREGRVPLHTLRANVDYGFFEAKTTFGRIGVKVWIYKGDVKNIAEVRAENAAARAGNRPARGGGSDRPARGGRGGERRGRKPQQAAGAEAPKAEAPAAPAESTGTEA; encoded by the coding sequence ATGGGCCAGAAGGTAAACCCGCACGGGTTCCGGCTCGGTGTCACCACGGACTTCAAGTCCCGGTGGTACGCCGACAAGCTGTACAAGGACTACGTCAAGGAAGACGTCGCCATCCGTCGGATGATGACGTCCGGCATGGAGCGCGCCGGTATCTCGAAGGTTGAGATCGAGCGCACCCGTGACCGTGTGCGTGTGGACATCCACACCGCTCGTCCGGGCATCGTCATCGGCCGCCGTGGCGCCGAGGCCGACCGCATCCGCGGTGACCTCGAGAAGCTCACGGGCAAGCAGGTCCAGCTGAACATCCTCGAGGTCAAGAGCCCCGAGACGGACGCTCAGCTGGTTGCTCAGGCCGTTGCCGAGCAGCTCTCCTCCCGCGTCTCCTTCCGTCGCGCCATGCGTAAGAGCATGCAGGGCACGATGAAGGCCGGCGCCAAGGGCATCAAGATCCAGTGCGGTGGCCGCCTCGGTGGCGCCGAGATGTCCCGCTCGGAGTTCTACCGCGAGGGCCGTGTGCCCCTGCACACGCTCCGCGCGAACGTGGACTACGGCTTCTTCGAGGCCAAGACGACCTTCGGCCGCATCGGTGTGAAGGTCTGGATCTACAAGGGCGATGTCAAGAACATCGCCGAGGTCCGCGCCGAGAACGCTGCCGCCCGTGCGGGTAACCGCCCGGCTCGCGGTGGCGGCTCCGACCGCCCGGCCCGTGGTGGCCGCGGTGGCGAGCGGCGCGGTCGTAAGCCGCAGCAGGCTGCCGGCGCCGAGGCCCCCAAGGCCGAGGCCCCCGCCGCTCCGGCTGAGAGCACCGGAACGGAGGCCTGA
- the rplV gene encoding 50S ribosomal protein L22 produces the protein MEARAQARYIRVTPMKARRVVDLIRGMDATEAQAVLRFAPQAASVPVGKVLDSAIANAAHNYDHPDASSLVISEAYVDEGPTLKRFRPRAQGRAYRIRKRTSHITVVVSSKEGTR, from the coding sequence ATGGAAGCCAGGGCCCAGGCGCGGTACATCCGCGTTACGCCCATGAAGGCCCGCCGCGTGGTGGACCTTATCCGTGGCATGGATGCCACGGAGGCTCAGGCTGTTCTGCGATTCGCTCCGCAGGCAGCCTCCGTGCCGGTCGGCAAGGTGCTCGACAGCGCCATTGCCAACGCCGCGCACAACTACGACCACCCGGACGCCTCCTCGCTGGTCATCAGCGAGGCGTACGTCGACGAGGGCCCGACCCTGAAGCGGTTCCGTCCGCGTGCCCAGGGCCGTGCCTACCGGATCCGCAAGCGGACCAGCCACATCACCGTGGTCGTCAGCAGCAAGGAAGGAACCCGGTAA
- the rplX gene encoding 50S ribosomal protein L24 — protein MKIKKGDLVQVITGKDKGKQGKVIAAYPRDERVLVEGVNRVKKHTKAGPTAKGSQAGGIVTTEAPIHVSNVQLVVEKDGNKVVTRVGYRFDDEGNKVRVAKRTGEDI, from the coding sequence ATGAAGATCAAGAAGGGCGACCTGGTCCAGGTCATCACCGGTAAGGACAAGGGCAAGCAGGGCAAGGTCATTGCCGCTTACCCGCGCGACGAGCGTGTCCTGGTCGAGGGTGTCAACCGGGTCAAGAAGCACACCAAGGCCGGCCCGACTGCCAAGGGCTCGCAGGCCGGCGGCATCGTCACGACCGAGGCGCCGATCCACGTCTCCAACGTCCAGCTGGTCGTTGAGAAGGACGGCAACAAGGTCGTCACGCGTGTCGGTTACCGCTTCGACGACGAGGGCAACAAGGTTCGCGTTGCCAAGCGGACGGGTGAGGACATCTGA
- a CDS encoding type Z 30S ribosomal protein S14, with the protein MAKKALIAKAARKPKFGVRGYTRCQRCGRPHSVYRKFGLCRVCLREMAHRGELPGVTKSSW; encoded by the coding sequence ATGGCGAAGAAGGCTCTGATCGCGAAGGCTGCTCGCAAGCCCAAGTTCGGCGTGCGTGGCTACACGCGCTGCCAGCGTTGTGGCCGTCCCCACTCCGTGTACCGCAAGTTCGGCCTGTGCCGCGTGTGCCTTCGTGAGATGGCTCACCGTGGCGAGCTGCCGGGCGTGACCAAGAGCTCCTGGTAG
- the rpsQ gene encoding 30S ribosomal protein S17, with translation MSESNVTEQTAEARGFRKTREGLVVSDKMDKTVVVAVEDRVKHALYGKVIRRTNKLKAHDEQNAAGVGDRVLLMETRPLSATKRWRIVEILEKAK, from the coding sequence ATGAGTGAGAGCAACGTGACTGAGCAGACTGCAGAGGCCCGCGGCTTCCGCAAGACCCGTGAGGGTCTCGTCGTCAGCGACAAGATGGACAAGACCGTCGTCGTCGCCGTCGAGGACCGCGTCAAGCACGCGCTGTACGGCAAGGTCATCCGCCGTACGAACAAGCTCAAGGCGCACGACGAGCAGAACGCTGCCGGCGTCGGCGACCGCGTCCTCCTGATGGAGACGCGTCCGCTGTCGGCGACCAAGCGCTGGCGCATCGTCGAGATCCTCGAGAAGGCCAAGTAA
- the rplN gene encoding 50S ribosomal protein L14: MIQQESRLRVADNTGAKEILCIRVLGGSGRRYAGIGDVIVATVKDAIPGGNVKKGDVVKAVIVRTVKERRRPDGSYIRFDENAAVILKNDGDPRGTRIFGPVGRELREKKFMKIISLAPEVL; the protein is encoded by the coding sequence GTGATCCAGCAGGAGTCGCGACTGCGTGTCGCCGACAACACTGGTGCGAAGGAGATCCTTTGCATCCGTGTGCTCGGTGGCTCCGGTCGCCGCTACGCGGGCATCGGTGACGTCATCGTCGCCACCGTCAAGGACGCGATCCCCGGTGGCAACGTGAAGAAGGGTGACGTCGTCAAGGCCGTCATCGTTCGCACCGTCAAGGAGCGCCGCCGTCCGGACGGCTCGTACATCCGCTTCGACGAGAACGCCGCCGTCATTCTGAAGAACGACGGCGACCCTCGCGGCACCCGTATCTTCGGCCCCGTAGGCCGTGAGCTGCGCGAGAAGAAGTTCATGAAGATCATCTCGCTCGCGCCGGAGGTGCTGTAA
- the rplE gene encoding 50S ribosomal protein L5, producing MATTTTPRLKTKYREEIAGKLRDEFKYENVMQIPGLVKIVVNMGVGDAARDSKLIEGAIRDLTTITGQKPAVTKARKSIAQFKLREGQPIGAHVTLRGDRMWEFLDRTLSLALPRIRDFRGLSPKQFDGRGNYTFGLTEQVMFHEIDQDKIDRTRGMDITVVTTATNDAEGRALLRHLGFPFKEA from the coding sequence ATGGCTACCACCACCACTCCGCGTCTCAAGACGAAGTACCGCGAGGAGATCGCGGGCAAGCTGCGTGACGAGTTCAAGTACGAGAACGTCATGCAGATCCCCGGCCTCGTCAAGATCGTGGTCAACATGGGTGTGGGCGACGCCGCCCGCGACTCCAAGCTGATCGAGGGCGCCATCCGCGACCTCACCACGATCACCGGTCAGAAGCCGGCCGTCACCAAGGCCCGCAAGTCCATCGCGCAGTTCAAGCTGCGTGAGGGCCAGCCGATCGGTGCCCACGTCACGCTCCGTGGCGACCGCATGTGGGAGTTCCTGGACCGCACCCTGTCGCTCGCGCTGCCGCGCATCCGCGACTTCCGTGGTCTGTCCCCCAAGCAGTTCGACGGCCGTGGCAACTACACCTTCGGTCTCACCGAGCAGGTCATGTTCCACGAGATCGACCAGGACAAGATCGACCGCACCCGGGGTATGGACATCACCGTGGTGACCACGGCGACCAACGACGCTGAGGGCCGTGCGCTCCTTCGTCACCTCGGCTTCCCCTTCAAGGAGGCGTGA